In Morganella morganii, the following are encoded in one genomic region:
- the fruK gene encoding 1-phosphofructokinase, with amino-acid sequence MTRRVATITLNPAYDLVGMCPSLVPGEVNRVRTVGLHPAGKGINVAKVLRDLGVDVTVSGFLGKDNQEEFQHFFSENGLANRFHVIPGRTRINVKLTENSGSVTDLNFSGFRITESEWQKFMADSLTWLGQFDMVVVSGSLPEGVDPAWFTTWMSRLRQLCPCIIFDSSREALVAGLKATPWLVKPNRHELEIWAGKPLPELKDVINAAHALRDKGIAHVVISLGQEGALWVNASGAWRALPPHCEVVSTVGAGDSMVGGLVYGLLMSQSSEHTLRMATAVSALAVSQPGVGVRDRAELAAMMAKIKLSPVV; translated from the coding sequence ATGACCCGTCGAGTAGCCACAATTACCTTAAATCCGGCCTATGACCTTGTGGGAATGTGTCCGTCCCTTGTCCCGGGCGAGGTGAACCGTGTCAGAACGGTTGGGTTACATCCTGCGGGAAAAGGCATTAATGTCGCCAAAGTTCTGCGCGACCTCGGGGTGGATGTAACTGTCAGCGGCTTTCTGGGGAAAGATAATCAGGAAGAATTTCAGCATTTTTTCAGTGAAAACGGGCTGGCAAACCGCTTCCATGTGATCCCGGGGCGCACCCGGATCAACGTGAAACTGACCGAAAACAGCGGCTCGGTGACGGATCTGAATTTCTCCGGTTTCCGTATCACCGAGAGCGAATGGCAGAAGTTTATGGCCGATTCACTGACCTGGCTCGGGCAGTTCGATATGGTGGTGGTCAGCGGCAGCCTGCCGGAAGGTGTGGATCCGGCGTGGTTCACCACCTGGATGAGCCGCCTGCGCCAGCTGTGTCCGTGCATTATTTTTGACAGCAGCCGTGAGGCGCTGGTGGCCGGTCTGAAAGCCACGCCGTGGCTGGTGAAGCCCAACCGTCATGAACTTGAGATCTGGGCGGGTAAACCGCTGCCGGAACTGAAGGATGTGATTAACGCCGCCCATGCCCTGCGGGACAAAGGCATTGCCCATGTGGTGATTTCGCTGGGGCAGGAAGGGGCGCTGTGGGTGAATGCCTCCGGTGCCTGGCGTGCACTGCCGCCGCATTGCGAGGTGGTGAGCACCGTCGGGGCAGGGGATTCAATGGTCGGCGGCCTGGTATACGGCCTGCTGATGAGCCAGAGCAGCGAACACACGCTGCGGATGGCGACAGCGGTGTCTGCACTGGCAGTGAGCCAGCCCGGTGTCGGTGTCCGTGACCGCGCCGAACTGGCGGCAATGATGGCAAAAATTAAACTCAGCCCGGTGGTATAA
- the nfo gene encoding deoxyribonuclease IV, producing the protein MKYVGAHVSAAGGVDQAVIRAHELGATAFALFTKNQRQWKAAPLPENVIAAFKANCKKYGYGHGQILPHDSYLINLGHPETEALEKSREAFLDELQRCEQLGIDRLNFHPGSHLNKIEEKACLARIAESINIALDKTSGVIAVIENTAGQGSNLGFRFEQLAAIIEGVEDKSRVGVCIDTCHAFAAGYDLRTPETCKATFADFESIVGFEYLKGMHLNDAKSEFASRVDRHDSLGQGKIGNAPFEFIMKDKRFDGIPMVLETVNPDIWAQEIAWLKSLEK; encoded by the coding sequence ATGAAATATGTCGGAGCACACGTCAGCGCCGCCGGTGGTGTTGATCAGGCAGTTATCCGTGCGCATGAACTGGGCGCCACAGCCTTTGCCCTGTTCACCAAAAATCAGCGCCAGTGGAAAGCTGCCCCCCTGCCGGAAAACGTCATCGCGGCCTTTAAGGCCAACTGCAAAAAATACGGCTACGGCCACGGGCAGATCCTGCCCCACGACAGCTATTTGATTAACCTCGGCCATCCGGAAACGGAAGCACTGGAAAAATCCCGCGAGGCATTTCTTGATGAATTGCAGCGCTGCGAACAGCTCGGGATCGACCGTCTGAATTTCCATCCCGGCAGCCACCTCAATAAGATTGAGGAAAAGGCTTGTCTGGCGCGGATCGCGGAATCCATTAATATTGCGCTGGATAAAACCAGCGGTGTGATTGCCGTGATTGAAAATACCGCCGGACAGGGAAGCAACCTCGGGTTCCGCTTTGAGCAACTGGCCGCCATTATTGAGGGCGTGGAGGATAAATCCCGCGTTGGTGTCTGTATCGATACCTGCCACGCGTTTGCCGCCGGGTATGATCTGCGGACACCGGAAACCTGCAAAGCCACGTTTGCGGATTTTGAAAGCATTGTCGGGTTTGAGTATCTGAAGGGCATGCACCTGAATGATGCAAAAAGTGAGTTCGCCAGCCGCGTTGACCGTCACGATAGTCTCGGTCAGGGTAAAATCGGCAATGCGCCGTTTGAGTTTATTATGAAAGATAAACGGTTCGACGGCATCCCGATGGTACTGGAAACCGTGAATCCGGATATCTGGGCGCAGGAAATTGCCTGGCTGAAATCGCTGGAAAAATAA
- a CDS encoding YeiH family protein, which yields MSESHIKTEKARCTAKPMWLRLLPGFVLAGVLTTAAMLLGEMPWFINLGLGALTLAILLGIIAGNTVYPHIKPQCEAGVGFAKHYFLRAGIILYGFRLTFQQIADVGISGVIIDAVMLTSTFLIAMYIGRKWFGLDRETVILIGAGSSICGAAAVMATEPVVKAPASKVAVAVSTVVIFGTIGIFLYPWLFHLNAALGWLPFTDMSFGVYAGSSVHEVAQVVAIGHTISPDAENSAVISKMIRVMMLAPFLLILSQYLSRQKSSAGGAAKEKSKITIPWFAVFFILVAGFNSFHLIPEIIVRQIIVLDTILLAMAMVALGLTTHVSAIRQAGIKPMLMALVLFGWLIGGGAAINLLIPLITG from the coding sequence ATGTCTGAAAGTCATATCAAAACCGAAAAAGCCCGCTGCACAGCAAAACCGATGTGGCTGAGACTACTTCCGGGCTTTGTCCTGGCGGGGGTTCTGACCACCGCCGCTATGCTGCTCGGGGAAATGCCCTGGTTTATCAACCTCGGGCTGGGCGCACTGACACTGGCTATTCTGCTGGGGATTATTGCCGGTAATACCGTTTACCCGCATATCAAGCCACAGTGCGAAGCCGGGGTGGGGTTTGCCAAACACTATTTTTTACGGGCGGGGATCATCCTGTACGGCTTCCGTCTGACATTTCAGCAGATTGCCGATGTCGGGATCAGCGGCGTGATTATTGATGCCGTGATGCTGACCAGCACCTTCCTGATCGCCATGTATATCGGCCGTAAATGGTTCGGGCTGGACAGAGAAACCGTCATTCTGATTGGTGCCGGTAGCAGTATCTGTGGTGCGGCAGCGGTGATGGCCACCGAGCCGGTGGTTAAAGCCCCGGCAAGTAAAGTGGCGGTTGCGGTCTCCACCGTGGTGATTTTCGGCACCATCGGTATCTTCCTGTACCCGTGGCTGTTCCATCTCAATGCCGCGCTGGGCTGGCTGCCGTTCACCGACATGAGTTTCGGGGTGTATGCCGGGTCTTCCGTGCATGAAGTGGCTCAGGTGGTGGCGATTGGTCACACCATCAGCCCGGATGCGGAAAACAGCGCCGTGATCAGTAAAATGATCCGCGTGATGATGCTGGCGCCGTTCCTTCTGATCCTGTCTCAGTATCTGAGCCGTCAGAAAAGCAGTGCCGGGGGCGCGGCGAAGGAAAAATCCAAAATCACTATCCCGTGGTTTGCCGTCTTCTTTATTCTGGTGGCCGGATTTAACTCCTTCCATCTGATCCCGGAAATTATTGTCCGCCAGATTATTGTGCTCGATACCATTCTGCTGGCGATGGCAATGGTGGCACTCGGCCTGACCACTCACGTCAGTGCTATCCGCCAGGCCGGTATCAAGCCGATGCTGATGGCGCTGGTGCTGTTCGGCTGGCTGATTGGCGGCGGTGCGGCAATTAACCTGCTTATCCCGCTGATCACCGGTTGA
- the yieE gene encoding DNA-binding transcriptional regulator YeiE, with product MRITLRQLEVFTEVQKSGSTTQASQQLALSQSAVSASLTDLENQLNVQLFDRVGKRLVTNEHGRLLYPKAIALLEQAGEIEQLFKTDAGALRFAASTTIGNYMLPEMLGAYRAVHENTPVELFIANTEEVIKAVLEFRADMGLIEGVCHSPELITEPWLEDELVIFCSPDNPLSQKSNVTPDDLKNVAWVLRERGSGTREVLDQILFNRLPGFRVEMELGNSEAVKHAVRFGRGVSCLSRRVIAEQLSNGLLSEVKIAGLTLNRTLFRIYHRQKHISNALNTFLTYCR from the coding sequence ATGCGCATCACACTGAGACAGCTCGAAGTCTTTACAGAAGTTCAGAAGTCCGGTTCGACGACACAAGCTTCCCAGCAGCTGGCGCTTTCACAGTCCGCCGTGAGTGCCTCTCTGACGGATCTGGAAAATCAGCTGAATGTTCAGCTGTTTGACCGGGTCGGTAAACGGCTGGTGACCAATGAACACGGACGGCTGCTGTATCCGAAAGCCATTGCCCTGCTCGAGCAGGCCGGTGAAATTGAACAGCTGTTTAAAACCGATGCGGGGGCATTGCGTTTTGCGGCCAGTACCACCATCGGCAACTATATGCTGCCGGAAATGCTGGGGGCATACCGTGCAGTGCATGAAAATACACCGGTTGAATTATTTATCGCTAATACTGAGGAAGTGATTAAAGCCGTGCTGGAGTTCCGCGCGGATATGGGGCTTATCGAAGGGGTCTGCCATTCCCCGGAACTGATTACCGAGCCGTGGCTGGAAGATGAGCTGGTGATTTTCTGCAGCCCGGATAATCCGCTCAGTCAGAAAAGCAATGTGACTCCTGATGATCTGAAAAATGTGGCCTGGGTTCTGCGTGAACGCGGTTCGGGTACGCGGGAAGTGCTGGATCAGATCCTCTTTAACCGTCTGCCGGGTTTCCGCGTGGAAATGGAGCTGGGGAATTCCGAGGCCGTCAAACACGCGGTACGCTTCGGGCGCGGGGTCAGTTGTCTGTCGCGGCGGGTGATTGCCGAACAGCTGAGTAACGGGCTGTTGTCAGAGGTGAAGATTGCCGGGCTTACCCTCAACCGCACACTTTTCCGGATTTATCACCGTCAGAAACATATCTCCAACGCCCTCAATACCTTCCTGACCTATTGCCGCTGA
- a CDS encoding amino acid permease: protein MSQQANQIAGEQPQTLRRELKARHLAMIAIGGSIGTGLFVASGATVAQAGPGGALLTYAIIGLMVYFLMTSLGELAAYMPVSGSFATYGAKYVDEGFGFALGWNYWYNWAVTIAVDLVAAQLVMTYWFPADQIPGWVWSAAFLAIMFLLNFISVKGFGEAEYWFSLIKVSTVILFIVVGVMMITGIMKGGEGAGWHNWTVGEAPFKGGFAAMIGVAMIVGFSFQGTELIGIAAGESKDPAKNIPKAVRKVFWRILLFYVLAILVISLIIPYTDPNLLRNDETDISVSPFTLVFERAGLLSAAAVMNAVILTAVLSAGNSGMYASTRMLYTLAKSGKAPKLFAKLSKGGVPRNALIATTVIAALCFLTSMFGNQSVYLWLLNASGMTGFIAWLGIAISHYRFRRGYIKQGYDLNDLPYRSGFFPVGPIFAFILCLTITLGQNYEAFLQDQIDWVGVVATYIGLPLFFAIWFGYKIVKRTKFVRYGEMDFPASHK from the coding sequence ATGTCTCAGCAAGCAAATCAAATCGCGGGTGAACAACCGCAGACACTGCGCCGTGAATTAAAGGCGCGCCATCTGGCGATGATCGCCATCGGCGGATCTATCGGTACGGGGCTGTTTGTCGCTTCCGGTGCCACTGTTGCCCAGGCCGGTCCCGGCGGGGCGCTGTTAACCTATGCCATTATCGGCCTGATGGTCTATTTCCTGATGACCAGCCTCGGCGAACTCGCGGCCTATATGCCGGTATCGGGTTCATTTGCCACTTACGGCGCCAAATATGTGGATGAAGGCTTCGGTTTCGCACTGGGCTGGAACTACTGGTACAACTGGGCGGTGACTATCGCGGTTGACCTGGTGGCAGCACAGCTGGTGATGACCTACTGGTTCCCGGCAGATCAGATTCCGGGCTGGGTCTGGAGTGCGGCGTTCCTCGCCATCATGTTCCTGCTTAACTTTATCTCTGTAAAAGGATTCGGTGAGGCGGAATACTGGTTCTCCTTAATTAAGGTCAGTACCGTTATCCTGTTTATTGTTGTCGGCGTGATGATGATCACCGGCATTATGAAAGGCGGGGAAGGTGCTGGCTGGCATAACTGGACTGTCGGCGAGGCACCGTTCAAGGGCGGGTTTGCCGCGATGATCGGGGTGGCCATGATTGTCGGCTTCTCCTTCCAGGGAACAGAACTTATCGGTATCGCTGCCGGTGAATCCAAAGATCCGGCCAAAAATATTCCGAAAGCGGTGCGTAAGGTGTTCTGGCGTATCCTGCTGTTCTATGTGCTGGCGATTCTGGTGATCAGCCTGATTATCCCGTACACCGACCCGAATCTGCTGCGTAATGATGAAACCGATATCAGCGTCAGTCCGTTCACCCTGGTCTTTGAACGCGCCGGTCTGCTCTCTGCGGCAGCAGTGATGAACGCGGTTATCCTGACAGCGGTACTGTCTGCGGGTAACTCCGGGATGTATGCCTCCACCCGTATGCTGTACACCCTGGCAAAATCCGGCAAAGCACCGAAACTGTTTGCCAAACTGTCCAAAGGCGGTGTGCCGCGTAACGCGCTGATTGCCACGACGGTGATTGCTGCGCTCTGCTTCCTGACATCGATGTTCGGTAACCAGTCTGTGTATCTGTGGCTGCTGAATGCCTCGGGGATGACCGGCTTTATCGCCTGGCTGGGGATTGCCATCAGCCACTACCGTTTCCGCAGAGGCTATATTAAGCAGGGCTATGACCTGAACGATCTGCCGTACCGCTCCGGTTTCTTCCCGGTCGGCCCGATCTTCGCCTTTATTCTGTGTCTGACCATCACCCTCGGTCAGAACTACGAAGCCTTCCTGCAGGATCAGATTGACTGGGTGGGTGTGGTCGCGACCTATATCGGTCTGCCGCTGTTCTTCGCCATCTGGTTTGGTTATAAAATTGTTAAGCGTACTAAGTTTGTCCGCTACGGCGAAATGGACTTTCCGGCCAGCCATAAATAA
- a CDS encoding ABC transporter substrate-binding protein: MSLAAGAVLMSSAAWAETVVDAAGRTVEVPEKVERILLGEGRMIHAVALLEGDKPLARIAGWQGDFRKLDPQSYAVYKAKFPEIDKIPLIGNTTEDSVSAEKVLTLNPDVAIFGLAGHGPGKNSELVGQLEKAGIPVVFVDFRNEPLKNTLPGMRVLGKVLHREEKAKAFEDFYQKQMKLVTDVTDKIPEDKKPTVFIDLRAGSFPDCCGTAGNGNLGNFIDLAGGKNIAKDVLPTPLGTMNLEKVIAADPDIYLVSGAKAPGSTDAGVQLGAQATEADAKASLKAITERKGINTLTAVKEGRDYAIWHNYYNSPYNVIAAQAFAKWFYPEQFKDLDPKKTMDEMYSQFLAVEPTGTYWVSGK; encoded by the coding sequence ATGAGCCTGGCAGCAGGGGCTGTTCTGATGAGCAGCGCAGCATGGGCGGAAACAGTGGTTGATGCCGCAGGGCGTACGGTGGAAGTACCGGAAAAAGTGGAGCGCATCCTGTTAGGGGAAGGGCGTATGATCCACGCGGTGGCATTGCTGGAAGGGGACAAACCACTGGCACGTATTGCCGGCTGGCAGGGTGACTTCCGCAAACTCGACCCGCAGTCTTATGCTGTCTACAAAGCTAAATTCCCGGAAATCGACAAGATCCCGCTGATCGGTAACACGACAGAGGACAGCGTCAGTGCAGAAAAAGTATTAACCCTCAATCCGGATGTGGCTATTTTCGGCCTGGCCGGTCACGGACCGGGTAAAAACAGCGAGCTGGTCGGTCAGCTGGAAAAAGCCGGTATCCCGGTTGTCTTTGTGGATTTCCGCAACGAACCGCTGAAAAACACTCTGCCGGGTATGCGTGTGCTGGGTAAAGTGCTGCACCGCGAAGAAAAAGCCAAAGCCTTTGAAGATTTCTATCAGAAGCAGATGAAGTTAGTCACTGACGTGACAGACAAAATCCCGGAAGATAAAAAACCGACCGTGTTTATCGATCTGCGCGCCGGGTCTTTCCCTGACTGCTGCGGTACTGCCGGTAACGGTAACCTCGGTAACTTTATCGATCTGGCGGGCGGTAAAAACATCGCCAAAGACGTTCTGCCGACACCACTGGGTACCATGAACCTGGAGAAAGTGATTGCGGCGGATCCGGATATTTATCTGGTCAGCGGCGCGAAAGCCCCGGGCAGCACCGATGCGGGTGTTCAGCTGGGTGCGCAGGCAACAGAAGCGGATGCCAAAGCCAGCCTGAAAGCCATTACTGAGCGTAAGGGCATTAATACCCTGACCGCAGTGAAAGAAGGGCGTGACTATGCTATCTGGCACAACTATTATAACTCACCTTATAACGTGATTGCCGCGCAGGCCTTTGCCAAGTGGTTCTATCCGGAGCAGTTTAAAGATCTGGATCCGAAGAAAACCATGGATGAAATGTACAGTCAGTTCCTGGCTGTCGAACCAACCGGCACATACTGGGTCAGCGGTAAATAA
- a CDS encoding FecCD family ABC transporter permease, whose translation MSITTEAMLQTKPEQAGSELSCDVKSHYRRVLRRRLMWMFAVVAVILCTVVLDFTMGPSGLTLDALWQTLVSPESVSAGTRVIVWEIRLPYALMAVVVGMSLGLAGAEMQTILNNPLASPFTLGVSNAASFGAALAIVLGIGIPGVPDQWFVSANAFIFALFSALMLDGITRWTRVATSGVVLFGIAMVFTFNALVSMMQFIATEDTLQGLVFWTMGSLARATWVKLGVMTLAFAILLPISMSNSWKLTALRLGEDRAVSFGINVRRLRLGTLLRISILTALAVAFVGPIAFIGLVAPHIARMMFGEDHRFYLPASALIGALVLSMASIASKNLIPGVIIPVGIVTSLVGVPFFLSMILRHKGSM comes from the coding sequence ATGAGTATTACCACAGAAGCAATGCTACAGACGAAGCCGGAACAGGCAGGCAGTGAATTAAGCTGTGATGTGAAATCACATTACCGGCGTGTACTGCGCAGGCGGCTGATGTGGATGTTTGCGGTGGTTGCGGTAATACTCTGTACCGTGGTGCTCGATTTCACCATGGGGCCGTCCGGGCTGACCCTTGATGCACTCTGGCAGACCCTGGTGTCGCCGGAAAGTGTATCCGCGGGCACCCGTGTGATTGTCTGGGAAATACGTCTGCCGTATGCCCTGATGGCCGTGGTGGTCGGCATGTCTCTCGGTCTTGCCGGGGCAGAGATGCAGACCATCCTCAATAACCCGCTGGCGAGTCCGTTTACCCTCGGCGTCTCCAACGCCGCATCGTTTGGTGCGGCGCTGGCGATAGTCCTCGGAATTGGTATTCCGGGCGTACCGGATCAGTGGTTTGTTTCCGCGAACGCCTTTATTTTTGCCCTGTTTTCCGCGCTGATGCTTGACGGCATCACCCGCTGGACACGAGTGGCAACCTCCGGTGTGGTGTTATTCGGTATCGCAATGGTCTTTACCTTTAACGCACTGGTATCAATGATGCAGTTTATCGCCACGGAAGACACCTTACAGGGGCTGGTTTTCTGGACGATGGGCAGCCTGGCGCGCGCCACCTGGGTGAAACTGGGTGTGATGACGCTGGCCTTTGCCATTCTGCTGCCGATTTCCATGAGTAACTCGTGGAAGCTGACCGCACTGCGCCTCGGCGAAGATCGCGCTGTCAGTTTTGGTATTAACGTGCGCCGTCTGCGTCTCGGTACGTTGCTGCGCATCAGTATTCTGACCGCGCTGGCGGTGGCTTTTGTCGGCCCGATTGCGTTTATCGGCCTGGTCGCGCCGCACATTGCCCGCATGATGTTCGGTGAGGATCACCGTTTCTATCTGCCGGCGAGTGCATTAATCGGGGCGCTGGTATTGTCGATGGCATCCATTGCCTCGAAAAACCTGATTCCGGGCGTGATTATTCCGGTCGGTATTGTGACATCACTGGTAGGTGTGCCGTTCTTCCTGAGCATGATCCTGCGTCATAAAGGGAGCATGTAA
- a CDS encoding ABC transporter ATP-binding protein, translating to MDLNAMSAQSGLQIKHFNAGYPKRKIIEDLNVEPLPRGKITVLLGPNGSGKSTLLRSLAGLNKAEGQLLLDGHDLTRMNFAERAKQVVYLPQTLPAGVHLHVLESVIVAQRASGGISDRDSEQEVMSLLSQLGIEHLALHYLDQLSGGQKQLVGLAQSLIRQPTLLLLDEPLSALDLNYQYHVMDLVRRETQRRNIITVVVVHDINIALRHGDHILMLKDGNLIAEGDPEAVITPDSLATVYGVRGRIEHCSQSVPHVVIDGLVPRAVAVLA from the coding sequence ATGGATTTGAATGCAATGTCTGCTCAGAGCGGGTTACAGATTAAACACTTCAATGCCGGTTATCCGAAACGGAAAATCATTGAAGACCTGAATGTTGAGCCTCTGCCGCGCGGTAAAATCACCGTGCTGCTCGGGCCGAACGGCAGCGGGAAATCGACCCTGCTGCGCTCCCTGGCCGGTCTGAACAAGGCGGAGGGGCAGTTACTGCTCGATGGTCATGATCTGACGCGGATGAATTTTGCCGAACGCGCGAAGCAGGTGGTTTATCTGCCGCAGACACTACCTGCCGGGGTGCACCTGCATGTGCTGGAATCCGTGATTGTTGCACAGCGGGCTTCAGGCGGTATTTCTGACCGCGACAGTGAGCAGGAAGTGATGTCTCTGCTGTCACAATTAGGCATTGAACATCTGGCGCTGCATTATCTGGATCAGTTATCCGGCGGTCAGAAACAATTAGTCGGGCTGGCGCAATCATTAATCCGTCAGCCGACACTGTTATTACTGGATGAGCCGTTAAGTGCGCTGGATTTAAATTATCAGTATCACGTAATGGATTTGGTACGCCGTGAAACTCAGCGCCGGAATATTATTACGGTGGTGGTTGTGCATGATATTAATATCGCACTGCGTCACGGTGATCATATATTAATGCTGAAAGACGGGAATTTAATTGCGGAAGGGGATCCGGAAGCGGTTATTACGCCGGACAGCCTGGCAACCGTTTATGGTGTGCGCGGCCGTATTGAGCACTGCTCGCAGTCTGTGCCGCATGTTGTTATTGATGGCCTGGTGCCGCGCGCGGTTGCGGTGCTGGCATAA
- a CDS encoding ligand-gated channel protein, with protein MVIFSKRKVAVCVMAALAAQVMAAQAANKEDVIVVTTASGFQQKIEDAAATISVVSREQLEDKAYRDVTDALKDVPGVVVTGGGSSSDISIRGMDPKYTMILVDGKRVASRETRPNSDNSGIEQGWLPPLTAIDRIEVVRGPMSSLYGSDAMGGVINIITRKAQGEWHASVRTDATITERKDSGNTGQGSFFAAGPLVDNLLSMKVNGQYSHRGEDNFANGFNRQIMTSGGGTLTLTPDEQNSIDFDFKKDNQHRDSRLGKSASARSKESSFSKYEMSQYAITHDGNYDWGSMNSYVQRNETKNPGRNMEYYDTIARNQTVMPLGDHMLSLGGQYRFEELKDQGNKLAGNKLDRYSWALFAEDDWALTNDFTLTGGLRMDKDENFGTHWTPRVYGVWHLDESWTVKGGVSTGYRSPDLRQATASWGQVTGGGSLNGVIFGNPDLKPEKSVTEEISVLWNNQDNLNMSLTVFNTDFKDKITEIRRCGTGTDTICTEKDPDNKTYDFISDRINVDKANMRGVEAIMNWQIVESVDLTANYTFTDSEQKSGAFKGKALNKMPKHMANATLNWDTTQDIKTWSRINFRGKTSDYLSRTSMATGTGSYATVDVGGSYQLNKDLNFVAGVYNVLDRRINNENYGATLDGRRYNIGLNYNF; from the coding sequence ATGGTTATTTTTTCAAAAAGAAAAGTGGCGGTATGTGTTATGGCAGCACTCGCCGCTCAGGTGATGGCTGCTCAGGCTGCAAATAAAGAAGACGTGATTGTGGTTACCACCGCATCCGGCTTCCAGCAGAAAATTGAGGATGCTGCGGCGACTATTTCCGTTGTTTCACGCGAACAACTGGAAGATAAAGCCTACCGCGATGTGACTGATGCCCTGAAAGATGTGCCGGGTGTTGTGGTCACCGGCGGCGGCAGCTCGTCAGATATCAGTATCCGCGGGATGGATCCGAAGTACACCATGATCCTCGTGGACGGGAAACGGGTTGCCAGCCGCGAAACGCGCCCTAATAGTGATAACTCCGGAATTGAACAGGGATGGTTGCCGCCGCTGACTGCGATTGATCGCATTGAAGTGGTGCGCGGACCGATGTCTTCACTGTATGGTTCGGATGCCATGGGCGGGGTTATCAATATTATCACGCGGAAAGCGCAGGGTGAGTGGCATGCGAGCGTCCGGACAGATGCAACCATTACCGAACGCAAAGACAGCGGTAACACCGGGCAGGGCAGCTTCTTTGCCGCCGGTCCGCTGGTGGATAACCTGCTGAGTATGAAAGTGAATGGCCAGTATTCCCATCGCGGTGAAGATAATTTCGCGAACGGCTTTAACCGTCAGATCATGACCAGCGGCGGCGGTACACTGACATTAACGCCGGATGAGCAGAACAGCATCGATTTTGATTTCAAAAAAGATAATCAGCACCGCGATTCCCGTCTCGGGAAAAGTGCCTCTGCGCGCAGCAAAGAGAGCAGCTTCAGCAAGTATGAGATGTCGCAGTATGCGATTACTCATGACGGTAACTATGACTGGGGCAGCATGAACAGCTATGTTCAGCGTAATGAAACCAAAAACCCGGGCCGTAATATGGAGTATTACGACACTATCGCCCGTAACCAGACTGTTATGCCGCTCGGCGACCATATGTTGAGCCTCGGCGGTCAGTACCGTTTCGAAGAGCTGAAAGATCAGGGCAATAAATTAGCCGGCAATAAACTTGACCGCTACAGCTGGGCGCTGTTTGCAGAGGATGACTGGGCGCTGACCAATGATTTCACCCTGACCGGCGGTCTGCGTATGGATAAGGATGAAAACTTCGGTACGCACTGGACGCCGCGTGTTTACGGTGTGTGGCATCTGGATGAGAGCTGGACAGTGAAAGGTGGCGTGTCCACCGGTTACCGTTCACCTGATCTGCGCCAGGCAACGGCTTCATGGGGTCAGGTGACCGGCGGCGGCAGTCTGAACGGTGTTATTTTCGGTAACCCGGATCTGAAACCGGAGAAAAGTGTCACCGAAGAGATCAGTGTGCTGTGGAATAATCAGGATAATCTCAATATGAGCCTGACTGTCTTTAACACTGACTTTAAAGATAAGATCACCGAAATCCGCCGTTGTGGTACAGGAACCGATACTATCTGTACGGAAAAAGATCCGGATAACAAAACCTACGATTTCATCAGTGACCGTATCAACGTCGATAAAGCCAATATGCGCGGTGTGGAAGCGATTATGAACTGGCAGATTGTCGAGTCTGTGGATCTGACAGCGAACTATACCTTCACCGATTCCGAGCAGAAGAGTGGTGCTTTCAAAGGCAAAGCGCTGAATAAGATGCCGAAACATATGGCTAACGCCACGCTGAACTGGGATACCACGCAGGATATCAAAACCTGGAGCCGGATTAACTTCCGCGGCAAAACCTCCGATTATCTGTCCCGCACCAGTATGGCTACAGGAACCGGTTCTTATGCCACGGTGGATGTCGGCGGCAGCTATCAGCTGAATAAAGACCTGAACTTTGTGGCGGGTGTGTATAACGTGCTGGATCGCCGTATCAATAATGAAAACTACGGTGCCACACTTGACGGCCGTCGTTACAATATCGGTCTGAATTATAACTTCTGA